In one Anoxybacillus amylolyticus genomic region, the following are encoded:
- a CDS encoding ABC transporter permease: MQIKLNKGKKTIILLIKTGFNEIIRDPKIFFFIMIFPVMFLGIFAGISSVIHKSKQMNISMLEFMFPGILIFALLSTGLFGTTLPLVEMRKNGIMRLLTLTPLTTGQFVISQIIVRLILSVVQITLFLILGMLLKIVTISDLIPLLLVSLIGMIMILSLGFLFGGFMSSVEIAGGILGAISAPILMLSGVMMPFYIMPDIVEDLAIFIPFTYMGDALRQILFEHLEGKFSIYTDLAAILGFAVLFFVMTKLSFKWSNEKI, from the coding sequence ATGCAAATTAAATTAAATAAGGGTAAAAAAACAATAATTTTACTTATTAAGACAGGATTTAATGAAATTATAAGGGATCCTAAAATTTTTTTCTTTATAATGATATTTCCAGTAATGTTTTTGGGGATTTTTGCTGGGATAAGTTCGGTAATACACAAATCAAAACAGATGAATATCTCAATGTTGGAGTTCATGTTTCCGGGAATCTTAATATTTGCTTTGTTATCAACCGGTTTATTTGGTACGACTCTCCCGCTCGTAGAAATGAGAAAAAACGGTATAATGCGGTTATTAACTTTGACACCGTTAACTACGGGTCAATTTGTGATTTCTCAAATCATTGTTAGATTGATTTTATCCGTTGTACAAATTACTTTGTTTTTAATTCTAGGAATGCTACTTAAAATTGTTACTATTTCCGATTTAATTCCTCTGCTACTCGTATCTTTGATAGGCATGATAATGATTTTGAGTCTCGGGTTCCTATTCGGAGGATTTATGAGCTCTGTGGAGATTGCAGGTGGGATTCTTGGTGCAATTTCAGCACCGATATTAATGTTAAGCGGTGTTATGATGCCGTTCTATATTATGCCAGATATCGTCGAGGATTTAGCCATTTTTATTCCATTCACCTATATGGGAGATGCTTTGAGACAAATATTGTTTGAACATTTGGAAGGGAAATTCAGCATTTACACCGATTTAGCAGCAATTCTTGGATTCGCAGTATTGTTTTTTGTAATGACGAAACTATCGTTCAAATGGAGTAATGAGAAAATATAA
- a CDS encoding thiopeptide-type bacteriocin biosynthesis protein, translating to MNQEWVYYNIYPSNSSLMDFVVEDIVRNAYLEVGKITEISKWFFIRYQDHSGTHVRLRFLVSVQSVNEVIEILEKLFEEKLSKISRITQYEPKRLVPIKSSQHFNNGQESRFELALYEPEIDKYGGETGLSISEELFQYSSEICLDVTPGIIDGTLDRFIIGLKYMNESLQANFEHTDAILDFLEKYIAYWSGEHYSSIGTIYKKNFIQSAKKRVALTKNIIEQGYHRMNFKNYANSLKSVIDRISAVNGEKKTSDLLFHYMHMMNNRLGIWPIEEAYLAALLKVVYMNQPIQGAAN from the coding sequence GTGAACCAAGAGTGGGTTTACTACAATATATATCCCTCGAACTCTAGTTTAATGGATTTTGTTGTTGAAGACATCGTGAGGAATGCATACTTGGAAGTTGGAAAAATTACAGAAATATCGAAATGGTTTTTTATCAGATATCAAGATCATTCAGGGACGCATGTCCGTCTGAGATTTTTGGTATCTGTTCAATCAGTGAACGAAGTGATTGAGATTCTCGAAAAATTGTTTGAGGAAAAGCTGTCTAAAATTTCTCGCATTACCCAATATGAACCCAAACGTCTGGTCCCTATTAAATCAAGCCAACATTTTAACAATGGACAGGAAAGCAGATTTGAACTGGCTTTATATGAACCTGAAATAGATAAATATGGAGGAGAAACGGGATTATCTATATCAGAAGAGCTATTTCAATATTCTAGCGAAATCTGCCTAGATGTTACTCCGGGTATCATTGACGGAACTCTCGATCGCTTTATCATTGGACTCAAATATATGAATGAATCGCTACAAGCTAATTTTGAACACACAGATGCTATACTGGATTTTCTTGAAAAATATATTGCTTATTGGTCTGGAGAACATTATTCGTCCATCGGTACTATTTATAAAAAAAATTTTATTCAGTCAGCTAAAAAGCGGGTAGCACTAACTAAAAACATTATCGAACAAGGTTATCATCGTATGAATTTCAAAAATTATGCAAACTCATTAAAAAGTGTGATAGATAGAATAAGTGCTGTAAATGGGGAAAAGAAGACTAGTGATCTACTGTTCCATTACATGCATATGATGAATAACAGATTAGGTATTTGGCCTATAGAGGAAGCCTATTTAGCGGCATTATTGAAGGTTGTTTACATGAATCAGCCCATACAAGGTGCAGCAAATTAG
- a CDS encoding PqqD family peptide modification chaperone, translating to MDVSPKIKELNSNFSLSNQLFLSKNVRMFEVDNETLLFHEQTSKYYKIGKVAKELISQLQMQQFTGDQLIMEISNRFDVEMDEIADSVNIFIKQMIKEGIIYTSEKSFDISKSVQSRRSSKVLIKLIKVNNFDQYLFKLSLIIPTMGVKATIVFVILMCLISIVSIITVLRSSYVAPISGIELLYLIPWINLHLIGHEFSHALVAKKLGGNVREIGFGLLYFVIPVAYVDLTDTYQLKSKKRAFIAITGPIYDLTMGFISSLFVLYSNGFANTIAVHLLFIQFMIFCFNCNLLLPSDLYKALANWFKVTNLRNHSFEYLKFTMMNKEKPAYLKGISGIKENFYLLYAILSLFYITSLIFIFIFYYFKIFFD from the coding sequence ATGGATGTTTCACCTAAGATTAAAGAACTGAATAGCAATTTCTCATTATCTAACCAGCTTTTTCTTTCCAAAAATGTAAGAATGTTTGAAGTGGATAATGAGACGCTGCTTTTTCATGAACAAACGAGCAAGTACTACAAAATAGGAAAAGTTGCGAAAGAACTCATATCACAACTGCAAATGCAACAATTTACTGGAGATCAATTGATTATGGAGATCAGCAATCGATTCGATGTCGAAATGGATGAAATTGCAGATAGTGTGAATATTTTTATAAAACAAATGATCAAAGAGGGGATCATTTATACAAGCGAAAAAAGCTTTGACATAAGCAAATCAGTTCAATCTAGAAGATCAAGCAAAGTATTGATTAAACTAATCAAAGTGAATAATTTTGATCAATATCTTTTCAAGCTGTCATTAATAATACCGACAATGGGTGTAAAAGCTACTATTGTTTTTGTTATTTTAATGTGCCTAATATCTATCGTTTCAATTATTACCGTACTTAGATCGAGTTACGTTGCCCCAATAAGTGGCATCGAACTTTTGTATCTGATCCCATGGATTAACTTACACTTGATAGGACACGAGTTTAGCCATGCTCTGGTTGCTAAAAAATTAGGAGGAAACGTAAGAGAAATTGGCTTTGGATTATTGTATTTCGTCATTCCGGTGGCTTATGTCGATTTAACAGATACTTACCAGCTAAAGAGCAAGAAGAGGGCCTTCATTGCCATTACTGGTCCTATTTATGACCTAACTATGGGATTTATTTCTTCGCTGTTCGTACTTTATTCGAATGGATTCGCCAATACAATTGCAGTCCATCTTTTATTTATTCAGTTCATGATCTTTTGTTTTAACTGTAATTTATTGCTACCAAGTGATTTGTACAAGGCATTAGCAAATTGGTTTAAAGTGACGAATTTAAGAAATCATAGTTTTGAATATTTGAAATTTACCATGATGAATAAAGAAAAGCCTGCATATTTGAAGGGAATATCGGGTATCAAGGAAAACTTTTATTTGTTATATGCCATTCTTTCATTGTTTTATATTACGAGTTTGATATTTATTTTCATTTTCTACTATTTCAAGATCTTTTTTGACTAG
- a CDS encoding thiocillin family RiPP, whose translation MHENLDHLELYAEEMPEQLNFTAAAATVASFFCGASIACAGSCGSSFSSTSTLSTAG comes from the coding sequence ATGCATGAAAATTTAGATCATTTAGAGTTGTATGCGGAGGAAATGCCAGAACAGCTTAATTTTACAGCAGCTGCTGCAACAGTGGCATCGTTCTTCTGTGGGGCTTCGATTGCATGCGCAGGGAGTTGCGGCTCATCTTTTAGTTCCACTAGCACACTTTCTACTGCGGGATAA
- a CDS encoding YcaO-like family protein — translation MNTGIYDLCQPVGGLMTYPQLLPVAHGEPKYYICGSSLGDLSELENLRYNNNGSQMELTGAGGDINYDMAKFKSLAETLERYCSCVFSEEQFIWATAEELGEDALDLEQIPVCSENELKHPMCPILKPNKKEKIRWVRGVSLTTKKLVWVPAIMVYLYIPYKSEGERFWIPISTGCAIHTSYEVALINAINEVIERDAISLTWLHRLPLNKIEIDISLPTWAESYLAKNSEYSYFETYYYNATTDLGIPTVYSVQFSPHNPKLSTVVMCSTELDPLVALTKVTREAASVRIALQHKKVKATDINTFRDVFEGALYMGSSSMIKEFDFLKYSQGRYPFSEFPNYSTNDPKQDLNFLIGRLKEKKHEVIVVDLTTDEAERCGFYAVRVIIPTLQPLSFTYRARYLGTKRLYQAPVNMGYGVRTEEQINPFPQPFA, via the coding sequence ATGAACACAGGTATTTATGATTTGTGCCAACCTGTTGGTGGTTTAATGACTTATCCACAATTACTGCCTGTTGCGCATGGCGAACCGAAATATTACATTTGCGGTTCCAGCTTGGGCGATCTTAGTGAGCTCGAGAACTTACGATACAATAACAACGGTAGTCAAATGGAGCTTACTGGCGCGGGCGGAGATATAAACTATGATATGGCGAAATTCAAATCGTTGGCTGAAACGTTGGAGCGCTATTGTTCATGCGTATTTAGTGAGGAACAGTTTATATGGGCCACTGCGGAAGAACTTGGAGAAGACGCTCTTGATCTGGAGCAAATACCGGTTTGTTCGGAAAATGAGCTAAAACATCCGATGTGTCCGATATTAAAACCTAATAAAAAAGAAAAAATCAGATGGGTTCGAGGTGTCTCATTAACAACTAAAAAGTTGGTATGGGTTCCGGCAATTATGGTTTACTTGTATATCCCATACAAAAGCGAGGGAGAAAGGTTTTGGATCCCTATTTCTACCGGTTGTGCGATCCATACAAGCTACGAAGTTGCACTCATTAACGCTATTAATGAAGTTATCGAAAGAGATGCTATTTCTTTAACTTGGTTGCACAGGCTCCCTTTAAATAAAATTGAAATTGATATTTCACTTCCGACTTGGGCGGAGTCTTATTTAGCTAAAAACAGTGAATATTCCTACTTTGAAACTTATTATTATAACGCGACGACAGATCTAGGAATACCGACGGTTTACAGTGTTCAATTTTCTCCACATAATCCAAAGCTATCAACGGTTGTTATGTGTTCCACTGAATTAGACCCTTTGGTGGCTTTGACTAAAGTTACAAGAGAGGCAGCATCTGTAAGAATAGCTCTCCAGCATAAGAAAGTTAAAGCCACTGATATCAATACGTTCAGAGACGTTTTTGAGGGAGCCTTATATATGGGATCAAGCTCAATGATCAAAGAATTTGATTTCTTGAAATATTCCCAGGGCCGATATCCATTTTCCGAATTTCCTAACTACTCTACGAATGATCCGAAACAAGATTTAAATTTTTTGATTGGAAGACTAAAAGAAAAGAAACATGAAGTGATCGTTGTGGATTTGACTACAGATGAGGCCGAACGTTGCGGATTTTATGCAGTCAGAGTGATTATTCCGACACTACAACCTCTTTCGTTTACTTATCGAGCGCGCTACTTGGGTACTAAGAGACTTTACCAGGCGCCTGTGAATATGGGGTATGGTGTTCGCACGGAGGAACAGATTAATCCTTTTCCACAACCGTTTGCATAG
- a CDS encoding nitroreductase family protein yields MIKVIQRNEIVKKLLEDGKEFKKHIVTESPLLKRCDIRLLNRDKSMEQVFFERTSYRFFDPNSKVDIGDLKTILLKNHQYYIHNWDDDGLVQQYVICERVNHASINARTIYRYCPNTNDLSAEGYLPENVSKEMFFLQQEFADAPVVLLFVGELAKAVEKIGTAGYKNLLIRSGAVAHYSWLQSISLGYQGTVFAGVLPKMFRKFCTVDGYRKCQMFAYAFGN; encoded by the coding sequence ATGATTAAGGTAATCCAAAGAAATGAAATTGTAAAGAAATTGTTAGAGGATGGTAAGGAGTTTAAAAAACATATCGTTACTGAAAGCCCTTTGTTAAAAAGATGTGATATCCGATTATTGAATAGAGATAAAAGTATGGAACAAGTATTTTTTGAAAGGACATCGTACCGATTTTTTGATCCGAATAGTAAGGTCGATATAGGAGATTTGAAGACGATCCTACTAAAAAATCACCAATATTATATCCACAATTGGGATGATGACGGATTGGTACAACAGTATGTTATATGTGAGCGAGTCAATCATGCGTCAATCAATGCGAGAACGATTTACAGATACTGTCCTAATACTAACGATCTTTCTGCTGAAGGGTATTTACCAGAAAATGTATCAAAAGAAATGTTTTTTCTACAACAAGAGTTTGCAGATGCACCAGTGGTTTTATTATTTGTTGGGGAATTAGCTAAGGCTGTTGAAAAAATAGGGACAGCTGGATACAAAAATTTGTTAATACGTTCAGGTGCTGTTGCCCATTACTCATGGTTACAATCTATATCTTTGGGTTATCAAGGAACAGTATTTGCAGGAGTTCTCCCTAAAATGTTTAGAAAATTTTGTACAGTAGATGGATATCGCAAGTGCCAAATGTTTGCTTATGCGTTTGGAAATTGA
- a CDS encoding CPBP family intramembrane glutamic endopeptidase, protein MTKSREILVTIGFVVMCIVFTFLSSMMISSIAIIIKLESIGNFLSRIGQLLGILSFFIVWYKKITIFETFDLPLYAPKMIRHLWLALSGAILGLLSLSVIFLIYIGNNAEYQFNDNGVIHWFAISLIPAIIVHFCVGVSEELLFRGYILSKVEQITTFTVANAVQSILFSLTHWFNFGFNWKAFVGLVLFGWLMAYLRILSRSLWLPVGFHALWNISQGSIFGFAVSGAVEKNSLIRVHIGGSEWWSGGAFGPEAGIVSMIWLFLLILIFGFVLWIQSNKASVVSSGKSMKGERVEGV, encoded by the coding sequence ATGACAAAATCCCGTGAAATACTTGTGACAATTGGTTTTGTGGTGATGTGCATTGTTTTTACGTTCCTGTCGTCCATGATGATCTCCAGTATTGCCATCATAATCAAGCTCGAGAGTATCGGAAATTTTTTGTCGCGTATAGGACAACTGTTGGGTATTTTATCCTTTTTCATTGTATGGTATAAAAAGATAACGATATTTGAAACGTTTGATCTTCCACTGTATGCCCCTAAAATGATACGTCATCTTTGGTTGGCCTTATCAGGGGCTATATTGGGCTTGCTATCACTATCCGTCATTTTTCTAATCTATATTGGAAATAATGCAGAATACCAATTTAACGACAACGGCGTGATTCATTGGTTCGCGATTAGTTTGATACCAGCTATCATCGTTCATTTTTGTGTTGGTGTATCTGAAGAACTGCTATTTCGCGGATATATATTGTCCAAGGTGGAACAAATAACGACTTTTACAGTGGCAAATGCGGTCCAATCCATCCTGTTTTCACTAACCCATTGGTTTAATTTTGGATTTAATTGGAAAGCGTTCGTTGGATTGGTCTTATTTGGTTGGTTGATGGCCTATTTAAGAATTTTAAGTCGCAGTTTATGGTTGCCTGTTGGATTTCATGCATTATGGAATATTTCTCAAGGTTCGATATTCGGGTTTGCCGTTAGTGGCGCCGTCGAGAAAAATTCTCTCATCCGAGTTCATATCGGTGGATCCGAATGGTGGAGCGGGGGTGCATTTGGTCCTGAAGCGGGAATCGTATCGATGATCTGGCTATTCTTACTCATTTTAATCTTTGGATTTGTGTTATGGATTCAAAGCAATAAAGCGAGTGTTGTATCTTCCGGAAAAAGCATGAAAGGCGAAAGAGTGGAGGGAGTTTAG
- a CDS encoding ABC transporter ATP-binding protein: MIFVDNLSKSYNNLKVIDDLSLNVQEGEIFGILGRNGAGKTTFIECLVGLRKKDKGTVKIMGVSIDENQEQIKYIIGVQPQEASLFQRQTVLETLKLFSSFYSKSIDINNLMGELNLKDLEKKMVKSLSKGQKQRLLIAIAMIGDPRILILDEPTSGLDPQVRIMLWEFLKKLKKQGKTILLSTHYMEEAEELCDKVAILHNGKFVAVGTPKELIEKYTVEGKKRNLESAFIHLTGKDLRGGFD; the protein is encoded by the coding sequence ATGATTTTTGTGGATAATTTGTCGAAATCTTATAACAATTTAAAGGTGATTGACGATCTTTCACTTAATGTTCAGGAAGGGGAAATATTCGGTATTCTAGGCAGGAATGGAGCCGGAAAGACTACCTTCATTGAATGTCTGGTTGGTTTAAGAAAAAAAGACAAGGGAACTGTCAAAATCATGGGTGTATCAATAGACGAGAATCAAGAGCAAATCAAGTACATCATTGGAGTCCAACCGCAAGAGGCATCCCTTTTCCAGAGGCAAACCGTTTTAGAGACCTTAAAGTTATTTTCGAGTTTTTACAGCAAATCAATTGATATCAATAATTTAATGGGAGAGTTGAATTTAAAAGATTTGGAGAAAAAAATGGTTAAAAGTTTATCTAAGGGGCAAAAACAAAGACTTTTAATTGCGATTGCGATGATAGGTGACCCGAGAATTTTAATATTGGACGAACCCACTAGTGGTTTGGACCCCCAAGTGAGGATCATGCTGTGGGAATTTTTGAAAAAGCTTAAAAAACAGGGGAAAACGATTTTGCTGTCAACCCATTACATGGAGGAAGCGGAAGAACTATGCGATAAAGTAGCGATCTTACATAACGGCAAATTTGTTGCGGTTGGAACACCTAAAGAGCTGATTGAAAAATATACTGTAGAAGGCAAAAAAAGAAATCTTGAATCTGCTTTTATTCATTTAACAGGAAAAGATTTACGAGGAGGATTTGATTAA
- a CDS encoding SagB family peptide dehydrogenase, whose product MKVLSKIHAKEMGIVVSYDPQFRMPVRPKISKHIRLINYGDDGLIFDGAPEKQLLRGSAVENFLYDLISLADGTRTIQEIAETLNIYPYQFIYNALALLYSRGLLQEGTSSHYLEETPYYKFIERHIDVTRVNVHPIEAIERLHAYSVFIHGEPDDVEYLSNGLRQYDICIVDHLTPFTEDNKLFAIAICESINNLEEIKPFAWKCYEYNIPWILITFSHNKIYIGPYFERNETLCFECYLKQINSIDEIPIGTNTEMTDTLLRRIGLDYAGIEVVHLLSRIASSHLIHNLKKVNLETFEYAPINVSRILFCEQCDPIKGMKPTINLVSQYEGYVAFPSRHLINPKDHQNHYKQGNIALTKPSLVYPSCPHINLPHGDSLPELNYNPRDFSDLQLLTKLMLLTAGLKKNIGNNDPRVYRWAPTGGNLGSVGVYFVNKGIKELQKGIYFYETSTHTLAQLNDSLEEQFLQKITIDSRLSGLNLLGYLIFSGSYDRVYKKYKEFAYKIVHLDAGVAYAQSQVVAQLLGLELQLCESWNNEEIEHLLRLDHLNEPVTLIATLHKRGERND is encoded by the coding sequence GTGAAAGTATTAAGTAAAATCCACGCAAAAGAAATGGGAATAGTGGTATCGTATGATCCCCAATTCAGAATGCCTGTCCGGCCCAAAATTTCGAAACATATTCGTCTAATCAATTACGGCGATGATGGTTTAATTTTTGATGGTGCTCCAGAAAAACAACTACTACGTGGCAGTGCGGTTGAAAATTTTTTGTACGATTTAATCTCACTTGCTGATGGTACACGGACAATTCAAGAAATCGCAGAAACATTGAATATATATCCATATCAGTTTATTTATAATGCCCTCGCTTTGTTATATTCTAGAGGACTTTTACAAGAGGGGACGTCTTCGCACTATCTAGAAGAGACTCCATATTACAAGTTTATTGAGCGCCATATTGATGTTACAAGGGTGAATGTGCACCCGATAGAAGCGATTGAAAGGCTACATGCCTATTCCGTGTTTATTCATGGAGAACCAGATGATGTCGAGTATTTATCAAATGGGCTGAGGCAATATGATATCTGTATTGTTGATCATTTAACCCCTTTTACTGAAGACAACAAATTATTTGCAATAGCGATTTGTGAGAGTATAAACAATTTAGAAGAAATTAAACCATTTGCTTGGAAATGCTATGAATACAACATCCCATGGATCCTTATTACCTTTAGCCATAACAAAATATATATTGGTCCCTACTTTGAACGCAATGAAACACTTTGCTTTGAATGCTATTTAAAACAAATCAACAGCATTGATGAAATTCCAATTGGAACAAATACCGAAATGACCGATACACTTCTCAGAAGAATAGGATTAGACTATGCAGGCATAGAGGTTGTTCATTTGTTATCAAGAATTGCTTCCAGTCACCTCATTCACAATTTGAAGAAAGTTAATCTAGAAACATTTGAATATGCACCGATCAATGTTTCGAGGATACTTTTTTGCGAACAGTGTGATCCAATAAAGGGAATGAAACCAACAATCAATCTGGTTAGTCAGTATGAGGGTTATGTCGCGTTCCCATCTAGGCATCTGATTAATCCGAAGGATCACCAGAACCACTACAAACAGGGCAACATAGCACTGACTAAGCCTTCTCTTGTATACCCAAGCTGCCCACATATAAATTTGCCACATGGAGATAGTTTGCCAGAGTTGAACTACAATCCGAGGGACTTTAGCGATTTGCAGCTTTTAACAAAACTTATGTTATTGACGGCGGGACTAAAGAAAAATATAGGGAATAATGATCCACGAGTGTACCGCTGGGCGCCCACAGGTGGCAACCTTGGTTCGGTAGGTGTTTACTTTGTGAATAAAGGTATCAAAGAGTTGCAAAAAGGGATATATTTCTATGAAACTTCCACACATACTTTAGCACAGCTGAATGATAGTTTAGAAGAACAGTTTCTACAAAAAATAACAATTGATTCAAGACTTTCTGGGTTGAATTTATTGGGATATTTAATTTTTTCCGGTTCTTATGATCGAGTGTACAAAAAATATAAAGAGTTTGCCTATAAAATTGTACATTTAGATGCAGGGGTTGCTTATGCACAGTCGCAAGTGGTTGCACAATTGCTAGGACTAGAACTTCAACTATGCGAGTCCTGGAATAATGAAGAAATAGAACATTTATTGCGATTGGATCACTTGAATGAACCGGTGACTTTGATTGCGACATTGCATAAGCGGGGTGAGAGAAATGATTAA
- a CDS encoding lantibiotic dehydratase: MSGIPTVSNFLLARLAVNSTEILDHMICHQTGNVIREFLRVENELLQLKQPMIDLLYNVVPSLEDQKKLIRFAIKLKRDIFNDRNDRLQKIKEYDYLLLSKYLNEEENTILNTWLRLYKERKELADKLRQIFNDEKKTITNCLIEYLKSEESREFQKGLALASPDLLKILPSALNDLADFGSNLSKSIYMYLQRSTIKISPFSTLTQISTANFEPLETANGLDSEFDARYLIRMNRAIVTTLIEEMSKHEILSKYFKFRLATSADAGGKKARITGKYMYTNNFFWKTEETKILLSSPILSVLDQFDEGTEYTLEQILSPLGPNKEYAKYLIFSMKLIKPVVPFDIYEEEPLKKIADLIISSGNGDELVHQVSKHLCHANSLFKELKTDCTGLQRVKKLDELSMELKSVFCLLKRNPPQWMENANLVYEDVRSQIEVPYLGQQVYGDVHKIIEMIQPYFHFSSLYSELVDYFKNTYGSGKTTMLVDFLATLTSNEQLLYRMFERAISRDFQKQKNKIVKGPNVAPPTACIYFQLSANSQEDLLNGNYLIVVNKISTGLGNVFSRFNPLFKKHPYSNYLKEWIEGLFPLSEPIELPMGGDWSNLQECFGVLTRNIDWFGECKYGFSHYQIKNISISHCQATDSLVLRAQDGNTISPVYLGTVPQYLIQGPGKILLTLINPWMIDTPYGINPRPWEKVNRVNEIQYIPRQQQGRIVLKRAQWIIPIKLLPPFGKYDGDVEIMLKLQRFIDKYQIPTEVFLTQAEGTVSKNPLKPIWIHFHNPYSIEVLKRHVTQDIEYIVLTEALPNHRTCWMKNKSGKPIISEFMCLGKLTDHT; this comes from the coding sequence ATGAGCGGAATTCCTACTGTTTCTAACTTTTTACTTGCAAGGTTGGCTGTTAACTCTACTGAAATTCTGGATCATATGATCTGTCACCAAACTGGAAATGTCATTCGGGAGTTTTTACGGGTGGAGAATGAGTTGCTACAATTGAAGCAACCCATGATTGATTTATTGTATAACGTCGTTCCATCTCTTGAAGATCAAAAAAAACTGATCCGATTCGCTATAAAATTGAAACGAGATATTTTTAATGATAGAAATGATCGGTTGCAAAAAATAAAAGAGTACGATTATTTACTGCTATCAAAGTATTTGAATGAAGAAGAAAATACCATATTGAATACATGGCTGCGTTTATATAAAGAAAGAAAAGAATTGGCTGATAAACTGCGACAAATATTTAACGATGAGAAGAAAACAATCACCAATTGTCTAATAGAATATTTAAAAAGCGAGGAATCTAGGGAATTTCAAAAAGGATTGGCGTTAGCAAGCCCTGATTTACTTAAAATTCTACCATCAGCGCTGAACGATCTTGCTGATTTTGGATCTAATTTATCGAAATCTATTTATATGTACCTGCAAAGAAGTACTATTAAAATAAGTCCATTTAGTACGTTAACACAGATAAGCACAGCAAACTTTGAGCCGTTAGAAACAGCGAATGGGCTAGACAGTGAATTCGATGCAAGATACTTGATACGTATGAATAGAGCAATTGTCACTACATTGATTGAAGAAATGTCTAAACATGAAATTCTCAGCAAATATTTCAAATTTCGGCTTGCAACAAGTGCTGATGCAGGAGGAAAAAAAGCAAGAATAACGGGCAAGTATATGTATACCAATAACTTTTTTTGGAAGACGGAAGAGACTAAGATTTTATTGAGCAGTCCAATTCTCTCAGTATTGGATCAATTTGATGAAGGAACTGAATATACACTTGAACAAATTTTGAGTCCATTAGGACCGAATAAAGAATATGCTAAATATTTGATATTTTCAATGAAATTAATTAAGCCCGTTGTTCCATTCGATATTTATGAAGAGGAGCCATTAAAAAAAATAGCAGACTTAATTATTTCAAGTGGAAACGGTGATGAATTGGTACATCAGGTTTCAAAACATTTATGTCATGCAAACAGTTTATTTAAAGAGTTGAAAACAGATTGTACAGGATTACAAAGGGTTAAAAAACTCGACGAACTGAGCATGGAACTGAAGAGCGTGTTTTGTTTGTTGAAACGTAACCCTCCACAATGGATGGAAAATGCTAACCTCGTCTATGAAGATGTTCGGTCACAAATTGAAGTTCCGTATCTTGGACAACAAGTATATGGAGATGTGCACAAGATTATTGAAATGATCCAACCATATTTTCACTTTTCCTCATTATATAGTGAATTGGTTGATTATTTTAAAAATACTTATGGTTCAGGAAAAACAACAATGCTGGTGGACTTCTTAGCTACCCTCACTTCAAACGAGCAATTATTATACCGCATGTTTGAAAGAGCGATTTCAAGAGACTTTCAAAAGCAAAAAAATAAGATAGTAAAGGGGCCGAATGTTGCACCGCCCACGGCTTGTATTTATTTTCAGTTGAGCGCGAATAGCCAAGAGGATCTGTTAAATGGTAATTATTTGATTGTAGTTAACAAAATATCTACTGGACTTGGTAACGTATTTTCACGATTCAATCCTTTGTTTAAAAAACATCCGTACAGCAATTATTTAAAAGAATGGATTGAAGGATTATTTCCTTTATCTGAACCTATAGAATTACCAATGGGAGGGGATTGGTCGAATTTACAAGAATGTTTTGGTGTGCTTACTCGAAATATAGATTGGTTTGGGGAATGTAAATATGGATTTTCCCACTATCAAATTAAAAATATTTCCATCTCCCATTGCCAAGCTACTGATTCGTTGGTACTTAGGGCACAGGATGGAAATACAATTTCCCCAGTATATTTGGGTACTGTGCCCCAATATCTGATTCAAGGACCCGGCAAAATATTGTTGACATTAATTAATCCTTGGATGATAGACACTCCTTATGGAATCAATCCGCGCCCGTGGGAAAAAGTTAACAGAGTTAATGAAATTCAATATATTCCTAGACAACAGCAGGGTCGAATTGTATTAAAAAGAGCACAATGGATAATTCCAATAAAGTTATTACCTCCATTTGGAAAATATGATGGCGATGTGGAGATCATGTTAAAATTGCAACGTTTCATAGATAAATACCAAATTCCAACGGAAGTGTTCCTAACACAGGCCGAAGGAACTGTTTCAAAGAATCCTTTGAAACCGATATGGATTCATTTTCATAACCCATATTCGATTGAAGTTTTAAAAAGACATGTTACTCAAGATATCGAATATATTGTACTCACGGAAGCTTTGCCTAATCACCGTACATGCTGGATGAAAAATAAAAGCGGAAAACCGATTATTTCGGAGTTCATGTGCCTTGGGAAATTAACGGACCACACATAA